One Natrinema marinum genomic window carries:
- a CDS encoding Hsp20/alpha crystallin family protein, whose translation MSALRDALRDLSEDVFFDLLESEDAYLLVLDVPGVAAESLDIAIEDGRIFIDARREKSPAGDYRYLEENRSLFLDVDLPLPDDASDANAEATIDRGVLELTLPKRGASGETTIDIVDEDE comes from the coding sequence ATGTCAGCGCTCCGCGACGCGTTGCGGGACCTCTCGGAGGATGTCTTCTTCGATCTACTCGAGAGCGAGGACGCCTACCTGCTCGTCCTCGACGTGCCGGGGGTCGCCGCCGAGTCGCTCGATATCGCGATCGAGGACGGCCGGATCTTCATCGACGCTCGCCGGGAGAAATCCCCCGCCGGCGACTATCGATACCTCGAGGAGAACCGCTCGCTCTTTCTCGACGTCGACCTGCCGCTGCCCGACGACGCCTCCGACGCCAACGCCGAGGCGACGATCGACCGGGGCGTCTTAGAGCTCACCCTCCCGAAACGCGGAGCCAGCGGCGAGACGACGATCGACATCGTCGACGAGGACGAGTAA
- a CDS encoding asparagine synthase-related protein gives MATVLLANPNAAVVSRDGRRWIVWGTHTRDLRTAIEDGADFETARDLHGSLPGEGTIVCLSERSDEPTVRAHRGITSAYEVFYCLDSSGEPVLTDLFRNALARLEPADRTVSARAKADHLLYRTTPIDSYVDRIHRLGHGETLTWSPGETTPRTDLTETLEPESGRSAASAHERLDEVLSAVCAPIADEASLMLSGGVDSTVLEPYLTNPTESVTGSFDTPELAFEREYADRANDLVETDREVVEMAESDYLERLEATVDALGMPPHQLQTPTFDGIYREFDADTVVSGQVADAVFGLGGQLELARTVWRTRHLRYVPPVAEKLRRHRDALAKLECHPSDPDGQALLFALYTDVPSAVDAIGRRAFERRQRARYEYAMARVPDAVGDRYAQHVHVGQWVDFFCEDAVTVWRQAGLARGREMYTPFAGKAVAELALGLDSPERYVRDGEPKHVPKNLLGEWYPEYDRSKPKGNGNFPAERFLSSGPLEAVFDRYPVPEFAPAVDGDLVDRSPGLAWNLAGYAIWRDRVLRSDDLEPAPHSRTVSIPSSTRTPRSDAETV, from the coding sequence ATGGCCACGGTACTGCTCGCGAATCCGAACGCCGCCGTCGTCTCGCGAGACGGTCGGCGCTGGATCGTCTGGGGAACGCACACGCGCGACCTTCGAACTGCGATCGAGGACGGCGCGGACTTCGAGACGGCCCGAGACCTCCACGGCTCGCTGCCCGGCGAGGGAACCATCGTCTGCCTCTCGGAGCGGTCGGACGAGCCGACGGTCCGCGCCCACCGCGGGATTACGTCGGCCTACGAGGTGTTCTACTGCCTGGACTCGAGCGGCGAGCCCGTCCTGACCGACCTCTTTCGGAACGCGCTCGCCCGCCTCGAGCCGGCCGACCGGACGGTCTCGGCCCGCGCGAAAGCCGATCACCTGCTCTACCGGACGACGCCGATCGACTCCTACGTCGACCGGATCCACCGGCTCGGCCACGGCGAGACGCTCACCTGGTCGCCCGGCGAGACGACCCCGCGGACCGACCTGACGGAGACGCTCGAGCCCGAATCGGGACGCTCGGCCGCGAGCGCACACGAGCGGCTCGACGAGGTGCTGTCGGCCGTCTGTGCCCCCATCGCGGACGAGGCGTCGCTCATGCTTTCCGGCGGCGTCGACTCGACGGTGCTCGAGCCCTACCTGACGAACCCGACCGAGAGCGTCACCGGTTCGTTCGACACGCCCGAACTGGCGTTCGAACGCGAGTACGCCGACCGCGCGAACGACCTCGTCGAGACCGACCGCGAGGTCGTCGAGATGGCCGAGTCCGACTATCTCGAGCGCCTCGAGGCGACCGTCGACGCGCTGGGGATGCCGCCCCACCAGCTCCAGACGCCGACGTTCGACGGGATCTACCGCGAGTTCGACGCCGATACGGTCGTCAGCGGTCAGGTCGCCGACGCCGTCTTCGGGCTCGGCGGCCAGCTCGAGCTCGCCCGTACGGTGTGGCGCACGCGCCACCTCCGGTACGTGCCGCCCGTCGCCGAGAAGCTCCGGCGCCACCGCGACGCGCTCGCCAAACTCGAGTGCCATCCGTCGGATCCCGACGGCCAGGCGCTGCTGTTCGCCCTCTACACCGACGTGCCGTCGGCCGTCGATGCGATCGGACGACGGGCGTTCGAGCGGCGACAGCGAGCGCGCTACGAGTACGCGATGGCCCGCGTTCCCGACGCGGTGGGCGACCGCTACGCCCAGCACGTCCACGTCGGCCAGTGGGTCGACTTCTTCTGCGAGGACGCCGTCACCGTCTGGCGGCAGGCGGGACTCGCCCGCGGCCGCGAGATGTACACGCCCTTCGCCGGCAAGGCGGTCGCCGAACTCGCCCTCGGCCTCGATTCGCCCGAGCGGTACGTCCGCGACGGCGAGCCCAAACACGTTCCCAAAAACCTCCTCGGCGAGTGGTACCCCGAGTACGACCGAAGCAAGCCGAAGGGCAACGGCAACTTCCCGGCCGAGCGGTTCCTCTCTTCGGGCCCGCTCGAGGCCGTTTTCGACCGCTACCCGGTCCCCGAGTTCGCGCCGGCCGTCGATGGCGACCTCGTCGACCGCTCACCCGGCCTCGCCTGGAACCTCGCCGGCTACGCGATTTGGCGCGACCGCGTCCTGCGATCCGACGACCTCGAGCCGGCACCGCACAGTCGGACCGTGTCGATCCCCTCGAGTACGCGTACACCGCGATCCGACGCCGAGACGGTCTGA
- a CDS encoding ABC1 kinase family protein: protein MLAYARDRRRFLLFGRRRQVDAETHRHRAEVLLESLLTLGPTFIKLGQLLSTRPDVLPPAYIDVLSALQDNVPPAPWPEARAVLEDELGPVDERFASFDSDPISGASLGQVYRARLEGGREVAVKVRRPNIEALVRADLRVVKWSLPILLYFVDDARAFSLENLAEEFSKTIREEMDYEREAEMLVEIRENFAGDDRFVIPDVIESHSGPRVLTMEYVAGTKINDLEALERKGIDRTTVAENLERSYLQMIIDDGVFHADPHPGNLAVTDDGRIVFYDFGMSGRVDPFVQEKIVDFYVAVANQDIDGILDALVEIGTLSPDADRGVMAEVMEIAIQDARGEDVEQYRVNQIVGQIEDSIYAFPFRLPKNLALVLRVATVVEGVCVTLDEDFDFISTATDYLTEEGYREESIRQYVDETGRQLRRSGESLTRLAPKAERTLDRLDRDDLYVRIGLEDEERVFDTLAKRLVYGMLLTMSLFSTGVLYALEAPRASIVAAVFSVVVVIQLYRSFRTPKSIGARPQFTRQNLRQRRGEE, encoded by the coding sequence TTGCTCGCCTACGCCCGCGACCGGCGGCGCTTCCTGCTGTTCGGTCGCCGCCGGCAGGTCGACGCCGAGACCCATCGCCACCGCGCCGAGGTGTTGCTCGAGTCGCTGCTGACGCTCGGGCCGACGTTCATCAAGCTCGGCCAGTTGTTGTCGACCCGGCCGGACGTGCTCCCGCCGGCGTACATCGACGTGCTCTCGGCGCTGCAAGACAACGTACCGCCGGCACCGTGGCCCGAGGCGCGTGCCGTTCTCGAGGACGAACTCGGCCCCGTCGACGAGCGCTTCGCGTCGTTCGATAGCGACCCGATCAGCGGCGCGAGCCTCGGGCAGGTCTATCGCGCTCGGCTCGAGGGCGGCCGCGAGGTCGCGGTGAAGGTCCGCCGCCCGAACATCGAGGCCCTCGTCCGAGCCGATCTGCGGGTCGTCAAGTGGTCGCTGCCGATCCTGCTGTACTTCGTCGACGACGCCCGCGCGTTCTCACTCGAGAACCTCGCCGAGGAGTTCTCGAAGACGATCCGCGAGGAGATGGACTACGAGCGCGAGGCGGAGATGTTAGTCGAGATCCGGGAGAACTTCGCCGGCGACGACCGCTTCGTCATCCCCGACGTGATCGAGAGCCACTCCGGGCCGCGCGTGCTGACGATGGAGTACGTCGCGGGGACGAAGATCAACGACCTCGAGGCACTCGAGCGCAAGGGGATCGACCGGACGACGGTTGCGGAGAATTTAGAGCGGTCGTATCTACAGATGATCATCGACGACGGGGTCTTCCACGCCGATCCCCATCCCGGAAATCTCGCGGTGACCGACGACGGCCGAATCGTCTTCTACGACTTCGGCATGTCGGGGCGGGTCGACCCGTTCGTCCAGGAGAAGATCGTCGACTTCTACGTCGCCGTCGCGAACCAGGATATCGACGGCATCTTGGACGCCTTAGTCGAGATCGGCACCCTGAGTCCCGACGCCGACCGCGGCGTGATGGCCGAGGTGATGGAGATCGCCATCCAAGACGCCCGCGGCGAGGACGTCGAGCAGTACCGGGTCAACCAGATCGTCGGCCAGATCGAGGACTCGATCTACGCCTTCCCCTTCCGGCTGCCCAAGAACCTCGCACTCGTGTTGCGAGTCGCGACCGTCGTCGAGGGAGTCTGTGTCACCTTGGACGAGGACTTCGACTTCATCTCGACGGCGACCGACTACCTCACCGAGGAGGGCTATCGCGAGGAATCGATCCGGCAGTACGTCGACGAGACCGGCCGGCAGCTTCGCCGGTCGGGCGAATCGCTGACCCGACTCGCGCCCAAGGCCGAACGCACGCTCGACCGGCTCGACCGGGACGACCTCTACGTCCGTATCGGCCTCGAGGACGAAGAGCGAGTCTTCGATACGCTCGCGAAGCGGCTGGTCTACGGCATGCTGCTGACGATGTCGCTGTTCTCGACCGGCGTGTTGTACGCGCTCGAGGCGCCCCGCGCGTCGATCGTCGCGGCGGTCTTCTCGGTGGTCGTCGTGATTCAGTTGTACCGGTCGTTTCGCACCCCCAAATCGATCGGCGCGCGGCCGCAGTTTACCCGCCAGAACCTGCGCCAGCGCCGCGGCGAGGAGTGA
- a CDS encoding DUF3368 domain-containing protein, translating into MWVFDATLLIYLAKAERLSHLERIGGPRLVPKRVYDEVVTDGLEGDYPDARRIQRCVEAATFTVRNVASNAVFERLEANQALSDADRAVLALAAKHDAIAVMDEQHGRAVARSEGISTRGTAYLVLSLVKDGHIDVREARTTFETMLDEGWYCSPNQYAKIREKLDSLGDA; encoded by the coding sequence ATGTGGGTGTTCGACGCGACGCTGCTGATCTACCTCGCGAAGGCCGAACGGCTTTCGCACCTCGAGCGAATCGGGGGACCGCGGTTGGTCCCAAAGCGCGTCTACGATGAGGTCGTCACCGACGGTCTCGAGGGAGACTATCCCGACGCGCGACGGATTCAACGATGCGTCGAGGCGGCGACGTTTACTGTTCGAAATGTAGCGTCGAACGCCGTTTTCGAACGCCTCGAGGCGAACCAAGCCCTGAGCGATGCCGACCGAGCGGTGCTCGCACTTGCTGCGAAGCACGACGCGATCGCCGTGATGGACGAGCAACACGGTCGGGCTGTCGCTCGCAGTGAGGGGATTTCGACCCGCGGGACGGCGTATCTCGTCCTCTCGCTAGTCAAAGACGGCCACATCGATGTACGAGAAGCGCGAACGACGTTCGAAACGATGCTGGACGAGGGATGGTACTGCTCGCCGAATCAGTACGCGAAGATCCGAGAAAAACTGGATTCGCTCGGCGATGCGTAG
- a CDS encoding 8-oxo-dGTP diphosphatase encodes MLETTLCFPLRDAGDDGDRTTDDADREVLLIEKRRGLGEGWYNGPGGKCEPGETPRECAVRETREEVGLEVAALEKAGELTFLLDGEGHTFCHVYRTRSFEGEPASSAEAHPEWFPVDDVPYDRMWDDDHLWLPGVLEGRTVSAEFRFEGGEPLDEAEFVDHDLEWGVSFTGARKP; translated from the coding sequence ATGCTCGAGACGACGCTGTGTTTTCCGCTCCGAGACGCCGGGGACGACGGCGACCGCACTACCGACGACGCCGACCGGGAGGTCCTCCTCATCGAGAAACGCCGCGGCCTCGGCGAGGGCTGGTACAACGGTCCCGGCGGCAAGTGCGAACCCGGCGAGACCCCGCGGGAGTGTGCGGTCCGCGAGACTCGCGAGGAGGTCGGCCTCGAGGTGGCAGCACTCGAGAAAGCCGGCGAACTCACCTTCCTGCTCGACGGCGAGGGCCACACCTTCTGTCACGTCTACCGCACGCGCTCGTTCGAGGGCGAACCCGCGTCCTCGGCGGAGGCACACCCGGAGTGGTTCCCCGTCGACGACGTGCCCTACGACCGAATGTGGGACGACGATCACCTGTGGCTGCCCGGCGTACTCGAGGGCCGGACGGTCAGCGCCGAGTTTCGCTTCGAGGGCGGCGAACCGCTGGACGAAGCCGAGTTCGTCGATCACGACCTCGAGTGGGGCGTTTCATTTACCGGAGCGAGGAAGCCGTAA
- a CDS encoding AAA family ATPase, with amino-acid sequence MFVLLSLAQSNTWGGLVPGPNALLAAVLTFGTLAVVLRTVAWVASAQIDRLLLGLAYVAGLAGFALTREPALVFAPPTATLAWLFVARRSDAAAVRGSPSDDGLGNGSGGSEGASDDTALDANELDTDPPGHDFSDVGGMDALTDTLHDRVIDPLTRRDVYDHYGIGAVNGVLFHGPPGCGKTFVASAVAAETDYNYIEVTPSDVTSKYIGEAADNVATVFDAARETEPCLVFIDEIDAIASDRSGRMSTSEQQMVNQLLTELETQDDSEIVVFAATNYLDDVDDAILRSGRFDERVEVPPPDRQARLEILRLELADAPVADDVTLEAIADATAGYASSDVTVLADVAIRHAIADESPVEQSHLLRAVDEIDTSIPGWLDRYEGRFGEDLGRSATEEQVSFADLPGMNDLTAAVERRVLDPIRNADGYERHGVAPVDGALLYGPPDAGKTTLARSIAAELDRPIVEISSDRFRREGVDEPADRVAEIVEDARSIAPSVLLLDDLDELAPVSGGSRTTRRIKTRLATLLPTLEDDVLVIGTARAVDRVDIDVLHAGTFDERIEVPPPDGTTRAAILDEMLPGGIVADDVDIDVVADATAGFSIRDVRHLAGRVGREAVRQEAQITTDRLVAEADAVEATLEGWDGGRSGELTPELVPDSLGRHR; translated from the coding sequence ATGTTTGTACTGCTGAGTCTCGCACAGAGTAACACGTGGGGTGGGCTCGTTCCGGGGCCGAACGCGCTTTTGGCTGCCGTGCTTACGTTCGGGACGCTCGCGGTCGTTCTCCGGACGGTGGCCTGGGTTGCGTCCGCGCAGATCGACCGGTTGCTTCTCGGGTTGGCGTACGTCGCCGGTCTCGCGGGCTTTGCCCTGACGCGCGAGCCGGCGCTCGTCTTCGCACCACCGACGGCGACCCTGGCGTGGCTGTTCGTCGCGCGTCGGAGCGACGCCGCGGCCGTTCGCGGCTCCCCCTCCGACGATGGGCTGGGGAACGGGTCGGGCGGCAGTGAGGGAGCGAGCGACGACACCGCACTCGACGCGAACGAACTCGATACGGATCCGCCGGGCCACGACTTCTCGGACGTGGGCGGGATGGACGCGCTCACGGACACGTTACACGATCGGGTGATCGACCCGCTGACGCGGCGAGACGTGTACGACCACTACGGGATCGGTGCCGTCAACGGCGTCCTGTTCCACGGCCCGCCCGGCTGTGGAAAGACCTTCGTCGCGAGCGCGGTCGCGGCCGAGACCGACTACAACTACATCGAGGTCACGCCCTCCGACGTGACGAGCAAGTACATCGGCGAGGCCGCCGACAACGTCGCAACGGTGTTCGACGCCGCTCGCGAGACCGAGCCCTGTCTGGTGTTCATCGACGAGATCGACGCGATCGCCAGCGACCGCTCGGGACGGATGTCGACGAGCGAACAGCAGATGGTCAACCAGCTACTGACCGAACTCGAGACTCAGGACGACTCGGAGATCGTCGTGTTCGCGGCGACGAACTACCTCGACGATGTCGACGACGCGATCCTGCGCTCGGGCCGGTTCGACGAACGGGTCGAGGTGCCCCCGCCGGACCGACAAGCCCGCCTGGAAATCCTCCGCCTCGAGCTGGCGGACGCGCCGGTCGCCGACGACGTGACCCTCGAGGCGATCGCGGACGCGACCGCCGGCTACGCCTCGAGCGACGTGACGGTCCTCGCCGACGTGGCTATCCGCCACGCGATCGCCGACGAGTCGCCGGTCGAGCAGTCGCACCTGCTTCGGGCCGTCGACGAGATCGATACCAGCATTCCGGGCTGGCTCGACCGCTACGAGGGCCGCTTCGGCGAGGATCTCGGCCGGTCGGCGACCGAGGAACAGGTCTCGTTCGCGGACCTGCCGGGGATGAACGACCTCACCGCTGCGGTCGAACGACGGGTTCTCGATCCGATTCGCAACGCAGACGGGTACGAACGCCACGGTGTCGCGCCCGTCGACGGCGCATTGCTGTATGGCCCGCCCGACGCGGGGAAGACGACGCTCGCCCGCTCGATCGCCGCGGAACTCGATCGCCCGATCGTCGAGATCAGTTCGGATCGCTTCCGTCGGGAGGGCGTCGACGAGCCGGCCGACCGCGTGGCAGAGATCGTCGAGGACGCGCGCTCGATCGCACCGAGCGTCCTCCTTCTCGACGATCTCGACGAACTCGCGCCCGTCTCGGGCGGGTCGAGGACGACCCGCCGGATCAAGACCCGGCTGGCGACGCTCTTGCCGACGCTCGAGGACGACGTGCTCGTCATCGGGACCGCACGGGCAGTTGATCGGGTGGACATCGACGTGCTCCACGCGGGCACGTTCGACGAACGGATCGAGGTTCCACCGCCGGACGGCACGACCCGCGCTGCGATTTTAGACGAGATGCTCCCTGGTGGGATCGTCGCCGACGATGTCGATATCGACGTCGTGGCCGACGCGACGGCCGGGTTCAGCATCCGCGACGTCCGGCATCTCGCCGGTCGGGTCGGTCGCGAGGCCGTCCGTCAGGAGGCACAGATCACGACCGACCGACTCGTCGCCGAGGCTGACGCGGTCGAGGCGACCCTCGAGGGTTGGGACGGGGGTCGTTCCGGTGAGCTGACACCGGAGCTCGTCCCCGACAGTCTCGGTCGGCATCGATAA
- the speB gene encoding agmatinase, producing the protein MFPGAADEREGTDAADTGRGGDTDTRGREPDRGGANFVVVGAPLDATTTFQPGTRFGPRRIRSFAEPFDDYDHRTDQCFSDLGVVDRGDVRAWDDIAEYLEYLTSALREAVWDDSVPLLLGGEHTVSLAGVRAVEPEVFVCLDAHLDLYDAYDGNPLSHAAVTRRILEDVDSVEEVVLLGARTGSEAEWERAAHDDVTVVPPEDVADWSPGDRLADREVYLSVDIDAADPGYAPGTGTMEPFGLEPCELRDVVRAVAPSAGGFDVVEVNDRDDGQAAGLAAKLVREFVFSHADG; encoded by the coding sequence ATGTTTCCCGGGGCGGCCGACGAACGCGAGGGGACCGACGCGGCGGATACCGGCCGCGGCGGCGACACCGACACGCGAGGGCGCGAGCCCGACCGTGGCGGCGCGAACTTCGTGGTCGTCGGTGCGCCCCTGGACGCCACGACGACCTTTCAGCCGGGGACCCGATTCGGCCCGCGGCGGATCCGATCTTTTGCCGAACCGTTCGACGATTACGACCACCGGACGGACCAGTGCTTTTCCGACCTCGGCGTCGTCGACCGCGGTGACGTTCGCGCGTGGGACGATATCGCAGAGTACCTCGAGTACCTGACGAGCGCGCTCCGCGAGGCCGTCTGGGACGATAGCGTCCCCCTCCTGCTCGGGGGTGAACACACCGTCTCCCTCGCGGGCGTCCGCGCGGTGGAACCCGAAGTCTTCGTCTGTCTCGACGCTCACCTCGACCTGTACGACGCTTACGACGGGAATCCCCTCTCGCACGCCGCCGTCACCCGGCGGATCCTCGAGGATGTCGATTCCGTCGAAGAGGTCGTCTTGCTCGGCGCTCGCACCGGCAGCGAGGCCGAGTGGGAACGCGCGGCCCACGACGACGTGACCGTCGTCCCGCCCGAGGACGTGGCGGACTGGAGCCCCGGCGACCGCCTCGCAGACCGCGAGGTCTACCTGAGCGTCGATATCGACGCCGCCGACCCCGGCTACGCGCCCGGTACCGGCACGATGGAGCCGTTCGGCCTCGAGCCCTGCGAACTCCGCGACGTGGTCCGCGCGGTCGCCCCCTCCGCGGGCGGCTTCGACGTGGTCGAAGTCAACGACCGCGACGACGGGCAGGCCGCTGGGCTGGCTGCGAAACTCGTCCGAGAGTTCGTCTTTTCGCACGCCGACGGCTGA
- a CDS encoding molybdopterin molybdotransferase MoeA → MEGADRERTESGFKVRTPVDEARRILRDAVEGSGDGDSAVPCGTETVDVDRADGRVLAAPVDSARDVPHYRRAAMDGYAVRAADTFGASGRSPEVLRIAEGTGADASVGPETAARVHTGSALPEGADAVVMIERVTELEAAGELEVEDAVAEGENVAPVGEDIEEGQHLYDGGHRLRPSDLGLLRSAGYGRVAVARQPTVGVVPTGEELVAGDPGPGEVIETNGLTVSRLAKRWGARATYRNVVTDDRESLRVAIQRDLTKDVIVTTGGSSVGERDLLPEVIDDLGDVLVHGVGLKPGHPVCLGVVEDTPVLALPGYPVACIVNAVQFLRPTLRWLEGTTPDPHSTTRATLERKIPSEPGTRTFARVRLEERDAEESDRDDPRYTAIPTRASGSGVLSSVALADGWVVVDDDREGIPAGEIVSVENWEPTV, encoded by the coding sequence ATGGAAGGAGCCGACCGCGAGCGCACGGAGTCCGGGTTCAAGGTGCGGACGCCGGTCGACGAGGCGCGCCGGATCTTGCGGGACGCAGTCGAAGGGAGCGGGGACGGCGACTCGGCCGTGCCCTGCGGGACGGAGACGGTCGATGTCGACCGAGCGGACGGCCGCGTGTTGGCCGCGCCCGTCGACTCGGCCCGCGACGTGCCCCACTACCGGCGGGCGGCGATGGACGGCTACGCCGTCCGGGCCGCGGACACGTTCGGAGCCAGCGGCCGGTCGCCCGAGGTGCTTCGGATCGCCGAAGGAACCGGCGCGGACGCCAGCGTCGGCCCAGAAACGGCTGCGCGGGTCCACACCGGCAGCGCGCTCCCCGAGGGGGCCGACGCCGTCGTCATGATTGAGCGGGTCACCGAACTCGAGGCGGCCGGCGAACTCGAGGTCGAAGACGCGGTCGCGGAGGGGGAAAACGTCGCGCCCGTGGGCGAGGACATCGAGGAGGGCCAGCACCTCTACGACGGGGGCCACCGACTCCGGCCGTCCGATCTCGGCCTGCTTCGCTCGGCGGGCTACGGCCGCGTCGCGGTCGCCAGACAGCCCACCGTCGGCGTCGTGCCGACGGGGGAGGAACTCGTCGCGGGCGATCCCGGCCCCGGCGAGGTGATCGAGACGAACGGGCTCACGGTCTCGCGGCTGGCAAAGCGCTGGGGCGCTCGCGCCACCTACCGCAACGTGGTCACGGACGACCGCGAATCGCTGCGCGTGGCTATCCAGCGTGACCTGACGAAGGACGTGATCGTCACGACCGGCGGCTCGAGCGTCGGCGAGCGCGACCTGCTGCCGGAGGTGATCGACGATCTGGGCGACGTGTTGGTCCACGGCGTCGGCCTCAAACCCGGCCACCCCGTCTGCCTCGGGGTCGTCGAGGACACCCCTGTCCTCGCGCTGCCTGGCTACCCGGTCGCCTGCATCGTCAACGCCGTCCAGTTCCTCCGGCCGACCCTGCGCTGGCTCGAGGGAACGACGCCCGACCCCCACTCGACCACGCGAGCCACGCTCGAGCGCAAGATCCCGAGCGAGCCCGGGACGCGGACGTTCGCGCGGGTCCGACTCGAGGAACGCGACGCGGAGGAATCGGATCGCGACGACCCGCGATACACGGCGATCCCGACGCGGGCGAGCGGCTCTGGCGTCCTCTCGAGCGTCGCCTTAGCGGACGGCTGGGTCGT
- a CDS encoding translation initiation factor IF-5A translates to MAKQQTEVRDLQEGSYVMIDDAACKINAYSTAKPGKHGSAKARVEAEGVFDGKKRSLSQPVDAKIWVPIIERKNGQVVSVDGDDMQVMDLETYETITMRIPDDADVSPDENIEYLEMEDQRKIV, encoded by the coding sequence ATGGCGAAACAGCAGACCGAAGTTCGCGACCTCCAGGAAGGCAGCTACGTTATGATCGACGACGCGGCGTGCAAGATCAACGCCTACTCGACGGCGAAGCCGGGCAAACACGGCAGCGCGAAGGCCCGCGTCGAAGCCGAGGGCGTCTTCGACGGCAAGAAGCGATCGCTCTCCCAGCCCGTCGACGCGAAGATCTGGGTCCCGATCATCGAGCGCAAAAACGGACAGGTCGTCTCCGTCGACGGCGACGACATGCAGGTTATGGACCTCGAGACCTACGAGACCATCACGATGCGTATCCCCGACGACGCCGACGTCTCCCCCGACGAGAACATCGAGTACCTCGAGATGGAAGACCAGCGAAAGATCGTCTAA